AAATTGAACTGTGAATTTCAGAATTTGTGATAAGGACACAACAAAGAGTGAAAGCATTGCTATGTCTATTCTGCTTGCCCAGAATCTTGGTCCTAAAAAATGAAGAGTGCTTGGGCATGGGGAAGAGCTTCAGTGTGCGTGTGCATGCCGAAGTACCTACTCTAAGGAGCAGAATGAGAGGGTACCCTAAGTACCTGTTAATATGTCCCACAGGACACCAAAACTCTGGTTAGCTGTTTCTCTATGATCCTCTAAGAACATCCCCAAGTATGGCTGGCCTGTGCTATGTATGGTTAAAGTGTTGGGATCTGTGCAATTATGTTGGGATTATATGGTACGGCAGTATATCCCCAAAGAAAAGAGTGTAATACTTCCAGTTCTGGCTGCACAATACTTGCCCCAGAGTCCATGGtcaataaaatgcaaatctgagtTATTGTTTTTGCTCATctttcccttttgccttccactCAGTCATCAGAATTTCCCCAAATGCCTTATTTCCCCCTGGATCTTGGGCCAGTGGAATGAGTACAATTTAACTTAATTGAATTTGCTTATCTATTTGGTTTCCTGTTGTGAACAAAAGTTCTCTGAAAAGGAATTTGGAAGAAAGAGATTTTGTTCCAGTGAACAGTTTGCAAACCAGGGAGTTACAGCCTCTGGTATACAATGAAAGCGAGTTCCAGAGAACACAAGGAAGGCAGGTTTCATGGCAAAAAGTTCTTTCTGAGGTTCCTAATTAGGTCCATTTATGCAAATGAAGGATGGAAACTTGCTTAGTTCTTATTGGTCAATGCAGCTGCATTCTGATTAGTTGATGAAGCTGAGCCCtgagtggctgaggtgggtgagcTCTAATTGGTTGATTCAGGTGAGTGCTGAAAATCTCAACTATGAAAAGGTACAGGTTTTCAGGATGCTCAGAATAACTGTGTGACCTGTAGTAAGCAAAGGACCAGTTGGCTCTATTTTAAATCCAGGCCAACTTAGCCACTCAAGATCTATCTTATAGGACTGGCTCTTTCAGGTTCACACTAATATAGACCTGTCCTTGGGGAAGACTTTTGTGCATATGCACTCCAGCGGATTTCCCTTTCTGGTCGTTCTCTACCCCAGCATGCCCCTCCACCGccgcccacccacccacctgtTCATTTCCTTCTTAGCATGGTTCACAATTTCTAAGTCCCTGCTCATCTGTTTAAATTGTGAGTCTGGCTCACCTGATAGCACATGAGTTCTGAGGAGGCAGGAGACTCATGTGGTGGGCTCCGCTGCAGCCTCAAGACCCCACACTGTGCtggactcaataaatatttgttgtatgaaGGAATGAAACACATGATACAGGTGAGCAGGCAGTACCGGGGGAGCTGTGGAAAGAGCACGCCTAGGTTTCCATGGCGAAAGTGGGGGTACAgttgtgttgttttctttctaaaaggCTTTCTAAAAAGCTTTCTGTTTAATTTCTGGAAAAGAAGCCTAACTTGTCACTACATAGTCGTCCTTATTCCTTTCTGGTAACACTTCTTGGTCCGTGGAATACTAATTTAATGGATCCAGAGGTGCTGGAGGCACTTTGCTGTGTTCACTCAAGAATGTGATTTAAGTATGAAATTCCAGCCAGTTCAACTGTTGTTGCCTATGAAGAAACCTAATAAAGCTCCACCTTCTTTATCTCTGAAAGTGAACTCCCTGCTACCTTTGTGGACTGATGACTTTTCATAGTCATGTGACACAATCAAACATTAACTTGGTGTATCGATTGGTTTTTACCATATATATAAGTAGGAGAGGGCGAAGCTCTGGCAGGAGCAAAGGTGCCATGGCTGTGGAGTCCCAAGGCAGACATCCACTTGTCCTGGGCCTGCTGCTGTGTGTGCTGGGCCCAGTGCTGTGCCATGCTGGGAAGATGCTGTTGATCCCAGTGGATGGCAGCCACTGGCTGAGCATGCTTGGGACCATCCAGCAGCTGCAGCAGAGGGGACATGAAATAGTTGTCCTAGCACCTGATGCCTCATTGTACATCAGAGAGGGAGCATTTTACACCTTGAAGACGTACCCTGTGCCATTCCAAAGGGAGGATGTGAAAGAGTCTTTTGTTAGTCTTgggcataatgtttttgagaatgATTCTTTCCTGCAGCGTGTGATCAaaacatacaagaaaataaaaaaggactcTGCTATGCTTTTGTCTGGCTGTTCCCACTTACTGCACAACAAGGAGCTCATGGCCTCCCTTGCGGAAAGCAGCTTTGACGTCATGCTGACAGACCCTTTCCTTCCTTGTGGCCCCATCGTGGCCCAGTACCTGTCTCTGCCCACTGTATTCTTCTTGAATGCATTGCCATGCAGCCTGGAATCTGAGGCTACCCAGTGCCCCAACCCATTCTCCTACGTGCCCAGGCCTCTGTCTGCTCATTCAGATCACATGACCTTCCTGCAGCGGGTGAAGAACATGCTCATTGCCTTTTCACAGAACTTTCTGTGCGACGTGGTTTATTCCCCATATGCAACCCTTGCCTCGGAATTCCTGCAGAGAGAGGTGACTGTCCAGAACCTATTGAGCTCTGCATCTGTCTGGCTGCTTAGAAGTGACTTTGTGAAGGATTACCCTAGGCCCATCATGCCCAATATGGCTTTCATTGGTGGAATCAACTGCCTTCACCAAAGTCCACTATCCCAGGTGTGTATTGGAGTGGGACTTTTACATGCATATATTCTTTCAGATGTATTACTTTGGATCAATTAACTAGCCCCAGATATATGCTGAGCAAGCATTCTGAGATAGTTTAAAATGCcctcttttgttaatttttgattCCTAGGCCTGAGTCTGTCTTTGGCATCATCTTCTGGATGATTTCTTGGTATCCgagatttcaagaaaacattcCTTGGACATTTTACTCTGTGTGCTCCAGTGGATAGTAATCAATTAGAAACAACAAGCTGTTAAATGCCATAAGCACAGAATGCTGGGTTTGGGACACCTTGTAGAAAACCCAATTGAAGCCTGCACCTTGCCCTGGATTCAGTCAGGCAGCCAGCTTTCAGGACTGATAAAATCATTCTTTGATGATAGATCCTGGCAATGAAAGTTGCCTTTGTGATCCTCGTTAAAGCTCCAGTTTCTAAATATTCTGATAAGAAGCTAGATCCTGCAGTCCCTTCTCTTCTAATGAGTCAATCACCAGACAGGTTCTGACATGATACAGAAAGGTTGTGGGTTTCATTCTCAAGTTGTTAGGTTTATTTTTCCCCTACAGAGTTTGAAGCATGCAAAAAGTAGCATTCACATCCTCATCTAAATCTCAGCAGAATATAGAGAAGAACAGGAGAGGCTCCTTCAGATGGAGGGTTAGGGAAGgactctctgaggaggtgacatttcagtgagcattcattcatttatccttcAAAGATTGACTGAGGATCTACTGGCAGCCCAGGCACTTCCCAGGTGCTGAGTCTGGCTCCCATTAAGGGGACTGATATCACCCTCAGAGAGCCCCAGACCTTATTTCCACTATACTTCCAacatatgtgttttattttattttttaaaatttcctgtgCATTTTCCTTCATAGCACATCAAATATGGCAGTCATTTCTCTTAAATAATTGTTGATTGTCCGCTTCACGTCATGAGCCCCATGGGGACATGTGTGACTTTGCATTAATCACATCCACTGTATGCTGCACCCTCAACACCTGCCAATGGGTCTGCATGTATTTGGCGCTCCATAAATATCAGCGCCTAAGGCACAGAATAGGCACCCATCGAATATATGCTAAGTACTAAATGAGTGAGAAGAAAGGTGCCAACTGAGGTCTAGTCACTGGGTAGAGAATAATCTACAATAGCTCTTTTTAGTTCTTTGTACTCCAGCTactacatatctatctatctatctatctatctatctatctatctatctatctatcaatcaatcaatcaatcatctatctatccatccacaaACATATATCATTTTTTGGTTGCCTTTTCTACAAAATAGAGTAACAGTGTATCCCCACTGCCCACTTACCAATATGTCATGGGTATTACTCCAGTTTTAAATGCTATTACTGTTTAAACTATgaaatagtatttcatggtacTTGTGTACCACAGTGTATTCTCCTATGGATCGAGTCTAGTTCCCCACAGAGGAGCGTTACACCTTGTATTCCCGGAGTTTTGTTGTTGTGACTTCAAACACTTCCTTTAAAAAGATAAGAtattttgtagtttaaaaaacatttgttctgtttctttctcattcatcttttcttaagtattttacagggttttttttgtgtgtgtgtgaatgtgtgtgtgtgtgtgtgttttttttttccatttctatctCTAGCTGATTATCTACTCACTACTCAGCCGTCtcatcaaaatattaattttcataataaaaaacacAGGCAGTCATTTGCTGATAAAGAAATTTTGGtttcttctgttttaaattcCATGCCAAATATCAGGGTTATTGAATTTATTAGAATCTGTAAAAACAGTTGAATAATTCTGGCAATAGGAAAGATTCCTGTCTTGCTGCTATTTTAGTGGAAATTGATtatcatttcattattttgcattgcGTTAGCCATTGTTTTCTGGCAAATCGTCTTTATTGATTTAGATAATTTCCTTCTTTACGTGAGGGTGTTTGTAGGAGAGGCACCAAACTTTATCAGCTGCCTTTCTGGCATTTACTGATATAACCATCAATGTCTAAGTGGTGAATTGTGTTGATTACATATTGTTTGTTGCCTTGTTTGGTGCAGTAAGGCTTAGGTGTGAAAATATCTTGTAAATTGTACCTGTTAGTAACCTTCTTTGTCTTGTTGAATGTTTTAATCTGAAATTCCACTTTTTGGATATTAATATTACCACTTCTGGATTATTTTTGTTTACAATTCCCTAGTACATCTTTAGTACTCCTTTGTCTTcaagctttcttcctttttaagcaACATGGAACTGGGATTTTTAATCCAGTCAGGCAGTTGCTTTAATAACTGCATTTTGCCCACTTGAGTCTAACAATTAATAGATTTGATTGTAACTCTCTCAGTTTACTTTATGTTTAGTTGACTTTGCCATTCTCCCTTTTCCAGATTTTTACTGGTTGGTcaagttactatttttattttatctttctttgttaACTAAAAATGCCACTCTGCACTACCATTCCTCTTGTGTTGATAGTCCTATTCTCAATAGTCTTGATAAAACTCCTGAACTTTAAGAATAAAGATACAACTTTTATTGCACAAAGAAGTCCATAGAGAAAGCACAACCTGGCATTGGCGTGTCTTTGATGTGTCTGAAGGAAAAGAGATAGTGGAACAACATTGGGAGAAAAGGAATGAAACTCAAGAATTCCAAGATGTTGCTCCCCTGCCAGGGTGAGATAGCAACGGTTCACAGACAATCACAATGTTGGATCTGAGAAAAATAACTGAACGGAAGATTAGTGAGGACAGAGGCTTTGAGATGGCCAGGAGAGGAAAGCTTGGGAGCAGGGAAGGTTGAGATACACGTGGGTTACTGGGAATGCGTGATGGTGAAGTCACAGGTGCCCCATATGGTGTCTAAGTGCTAAAGAAGAATTCTGGAAAAACGAAATGCATTTGGGAAGGGAAAATCCAATTAAAAGcctaaactaaaaatacaaaattctagTAAAGTTTAGGAGTTATGTTAAATGTCTGATTTTGGCTGGGGAAGTGTCATCAGAGCAGGGAAGTTCTCTCATTCGGGGGATCTCACCTTTTTTTTGAAGGGAATCAATGGTGGGGGATTAGAGTGTTATTTTCAGTTAGTATGTTGCTTCACTCTTTGGTCATTCCAGTAACTGTGAAGTCAGGGTGAAGTTTAAGGGAAGCTTTGCCAAGTAGGGGATGGACTTCACCTTTATTGAGCCTCATAATAGCTGGCTGAGGTAGGAGTTGGCCATGATGACAACTTCTCTGCAGTTTGCCCTGCGTGAATCTCTAGATGAACTTTTGTGCCATTTAAACTTTCGTGATCTCCTGCTATTTAACTTCGGACGTTTATGGACTTTTATGTGGGTTCAATTATGTGTGAATCACATCCTGCTGATTGCTGAGTGGACGTGGGAGGGTGTGCCTGGAGAATTTAGACTCGGCCCTTTCCAGATGAGCTTCAGTGTAAGAGTGGGTTTCATAAAGAGCAAAGGTTTTAGGAAATTTGAGTAAGCCATTTACCATCGCTCAGAAGAAAGCTTGAAGAGCACTTGGAAATGAGCTCTCTCTCCccaagaaagagggagagagaagggagagatgtGGGGCAGACCCTAGGGAGGAAGGAGTTCAGAAAAACCATCCTCAGGGTGTTCTTGCTACAAACCAAAAATGCAGCACGGTGGTGGGGAGGATGACTCTGTCCTCCCTGACCTTTTAGATGACCCCCAGGGAAAAGGTCAAGACAAGGCCCTTAAGAGCCAGAGGACTCATGAGGGCCTGGGGCTGGTGAGAGTGGCGGGGAGAGGGGGCTCACCTTGGGGGAAGGATGGTCAGTGTCTGGGGCTTTCCTGGTCATGTTCCAAATCAGGCTTGGCAGGAGTCCTGCTGTGCAAATCGCGTTTGCTGAGCCCTGTCAGAGGTCTCCTGTGACTCACATCTAGGATGACCAGTGTCCTGGCTTTCTCAGGACTGTTcaggttttagcactgaaagtcacATGTCCCAGGGAACCCCTCAATTCTGGGCAGGCCCTGCCACATCACACAACCTTACTAGTGCCCTCAGTATTCTTTAGAAACGTAAAACCAtagactcagcaatcccattactgggtatatacccaaagaaatagaaatcattctactataaagacatttGCGCATATttgtttatcgcagcactattcacaataacaaagtcatggaaccaacctagatgcccatcaatgatagactggataaagaaaatgtggtacgtatacaccgtagaatactatgcagccatgaaaaggaacgagatcatgttctttgcaaggACAAAGCTgcaagccatcatcctcagcaaactcacacaggaacagaaaatcaaacaccccatgttctcactcataagttggagttgaacaatgagaatgcacggacacagggaggggaacatcacatgccAGAGCCTCTTGAGGGGTGGCGGGGGTGAGGGGAGGAACTTAGAGGACAgcataggtgcagcaaaccaccatggcatgtgtatcccagaacttaaagtaaataataataacaataaataaaccCATAAAGCCATTTGAGAGACTTTTGCGGGATTCATTGGACCACTGAAATCTACAGTGGGAAAATAATTGCCATGCTGATGAAACAGGAAAACGTTCCTTGTCCCCCTGACAGGGCGTGTGACAGCAGGAGGGGCTCACTTTCTCAGTGCCCCGCTGCTcagacctctaggggagcatacagacgggcaggctgtggggctctgacCTCACAGGCAGTGTCTAGAGGTggatgtttacagctcctgaagccccagtgggcatgtgttacagtgttCTTTTAGTTTTGCCCTCTATAGgcggcttgtgttaaccagctcaattgCACCCTCTACCTTgtcgcaaggacagagggctttctgtgtCCTGGGGGCTTGCCTTGGTATACCAGAAGAATCGAATCAcacctgggcttggagaatgagtgcaaggatTTATTGAGTGGAGGTAGTTTTCAGCAGATGGAGGAAGCCAGAAGGGGATGGAATGGGaaggttttcccctggagtcggACCGCTCGGTGGCCCAGGCTCAGTGGCCTGGGCTCTCCTCCGactgccccagccaaactccaCATTGTTCTGCTGGTCGGTGGCCTGCCAGTCCCTGTTGGTGAGTTCTTCTCGACGTCCAGCCGTCCTCGTGTCCCTCCGCTGATGTGCTCCTCCCGATGTCCAGCCACgtgtgtgtctgcctgctagggtcttggggtttttataggcacatgATGAGggcgtggcaggccagggtggttttgggaaatgcaacatttaggcaggaaaacaaaaatacctgtcctcacctaggtctgtGGGCACAGGTCTGGGGGTGGAGCCCTCGCCAGGGACCACACCCTCTTTTACCCAGAACTTCCCTTCCCTACTtccatatcatttaaagggaccatgcCCTTCCCAGCTTTTCCCTTCTGTATCACTGATGCCTTGCTCTGTGTCCTTGAAGTGGAATTATCACGGTATGTATGtataggtgtgtgcatgtgtgtgcatgtacctGTGCTTTGCTTTTGGAAAATTAGCACATTAACTGAATTTTGCATCTCAAGGATAATTCTGTAAGCAAGAACCCTTCCTCCTTTAGAAGGAAGTAAAGGAGAGGAAAATGCTATAAAACTTACGTATTAATAACTTTTTACTCTATCTCAAACACACATGCCTTTAATCATATTCTTAAGAGGAAGATATCTAATTCATAACTTACCGTATGTAGTTGTCAAAGAATATGAGAAAAAACTAACTGAAAATTTTTCTTCTGGCTCTAGGAATTTGAAGCCTACATTAATGCTTCTGGAGAACATGGAATTG
The sequence above is drawn from the Macaca mulatta isolate MMU2019108-1 chromosome 12, T2T-MMU8v2.0, whole genome shotgun sequence genome and encodes:
- the UGT1A1 gene encoding UDP-glucuronosyltransferase 1-1 precursor (The RefSeq protein has 2 substitutions compared to this genomic sequence), which produces MAVESQGRHPLVLGLLLCVLGPVLCHAGKMLLIPVDGSHWLSMLGTIQQLQQRGHEIVVLAPDASLYIGEGAFYTLKTYPVPFQREDVKESFVSLGHNVFENDSFLQRVIKTYKKIKKDSAMLLSGCSHLLHNKELMASLAESSFDVMLTDPFLPCGPIVAQYLSLPTVFFLNALPCSLESEATQCPNPFSYVPRPLSAHSDHMTFLQRVKNMLIAFSQNFLCDVVYSPYATLASEFLQREVTVQNLLSSASVWLLRSDFVKDYPRPIMPNMAFIGGINCLHQSPLSQEFEAYINASGEHGIVVFSLGSMVAEIPEKKAMAIADALGKIPQTVLWRYTGTPPSNLANNTILVKWLPQNDLLGHPMTRAFITHAGSHGIYEGICNGVPMVMMPLFGDQMDNAKRMETKGAGVTLNVLEMTSEDLENALKAVINDKSYKENIMHLSSLHKDRPVEPLDLAVFWVEFVMRHKGAPHLRPAAHDLTWYQYHSLDVIGFLLAIVLTVAFIAFKCCAYGYRKCFGKKGRVKKAHKSKTH